The genomic window CCCTGCATGCCTTTGACCTCAAAAAGTTAAGGCTTCCCCTTTTTGTGAGGGATGCAAGGGAGGGCGAGAGGATAACCACTCTTATGGGAAGTGAGAAGGAGCTGAGCTCTAAAAACCTTCTCATAGCGGACGCAGAAAAGCCCCTTGCCATAGCGGGAGTGGTAGGCGGTCTTGAAAGCTCTGTAAAGGAAGACACAGAAAGCATACTCCTTGAGTCCGCCTACTTTGACCCATACAGGATAAGGAGGTCTGCAAAATCCTTGAGCCTTCAGACGGACAGCTCCTACAGGTTTGAAAGGAACGTGGATATAGAAGGGGTAAAGACCGCACAGAACCTTGCAATAAAACTACTTCTTGACCTGGCGGGCGGCACTCTTATCGCCTTGAGGGATGTTTATTCAAATCCCTACGAGCCTAGAAAAGTATTCCTTAGCCTTGAGAAGTTCAGGAGATACTCAGGCAAAGACTTTGACAGGCAAAAGGTTTCACAAGCCCTAAGTGCCCTTGATATTCCCCATGAGGTCATGAGATGTGGTGTGGAAGTTTTTATTCCATCCCATAGGAGCTTTGATATGCAGGGAGATGTAGACCTAATAGAGGAGCTTCTAAGGGTTGAAGGATACACGCAGGTTGGCTCACCAATCCTAAAAGCTCCATCCAGACCCTCACAGATGGAAAGTATAGTAGACAAACTTAGAAACTTTATGGTGAGTAGGGGCTTTTCTGAGGTGATAACCTTCTCCTTTGAAGATGCGGAGCTTTATGAGCTTTTGTCTTTGCCTCTTCCCCAGTTGGAGATCCTGAACCCTCTTAACAAAAGCCAAAGGTTTATGAGAACTTCCCTCCTGCCCTCTCTACTGAGAGTATGTCTTGATAACATAAGAAACTACAACTACAGCATGGCTATCTTTGAGGTGGGTAAAGTCTTCCTCCAAGAAGAGGAGTTAAGGCTTGGCTTTCTTATGACTGGCTACAGAAGGCTCTTCCCAGAGGAGGAATATACACCCTACCATGGGCTGGCTCTTGTTCAGGATATTTTGAGAAACTATACAGAAGAATATAGATCAGAGCCATCTGCTATGCCTTTCTTGCATCCCAGGGTGCAGAGGGCTTTCTACGATGGAGAAGAGGAGTTGGGATATTTTGGTCTTCTCAATCCTGCCCTTCAGGATAGGCTTGGTTTTAGGCATAGGACTATTGTAGGTGAGCTAAGGCTGAGCCTTCTTAAGGAGAGAACTAAGAGCTACAGACCCATAGCCCAATATCCGCCTGTGATAAGGGACCTCACCCTGCTTATGGACAAAGAGGTAAGTCTGGATAAATTAATATTCCATATCAGGAAAAAAGAGCTGGTGGAAGACATGAAGGTTTTTAGCCTCTATACAGACCC from Hydrogenobacter sp. T-8 includes these protein-coding regions:
- the pheT gene encoding phenylalanine--tRNA ligase subunit beta, translated to MKVPFSWLSEFIDVEGLEPQRVAEELTLKSVETTLSRWDMDLDGVVSARVVEKKPHPTRNLYVYKAQVGEGHFLQVVSADAKVQEDQWVLLALPNAKVGSMCITQRDFDGVVSQGMFLSAKELGLEDHSEGVLTFEEELKPGLSAYDLLGFGEHILEIEPTPNRGDLLSVKGLAREICAIMGVSKKERQYPAFEDFGDMDIRLESPDCRRYRGAVIEGIRVKGSPLWLRRRLWQCGIRTINNVVDITNYVMLLEGQPLHAFDLKKLRLPLFVRDAREGERITTLMGSEKELSSKNLLIADAEKPLAIAGVVGGLESSVKEDTESILLESAYFDPYRIRRSAKSLSLQTDSSYRFERNVDIEGVKTAQNLAIKLLLDLAGGTLIALRDVYSNPYEPRKVFLSLEKFRRYSGKDFDRQKVSQALSALDIPHEVMRCGVEVFIPSHRSFDMQGDVDLIEELLRVEGYTQVGSPILKAPSRPSQMESIVDKLRNFMVSRGFSEVITFSFEDAELYELLSLPLPQLEILNPLNKSQRFMRTSLLPSLLRVCLDNIRNYNYSMAIFEVGKVFLQEEELRLGFLMTGYRRLFPEEEYTPYHGLALVQDILRNYTEEYRSEPSAMPFLHPRVQRAFYDGEEELGYFGLLNPALQDRLGFRHRTIVGELRLSLLKERTKSYRPIAQYPPVIRDLTLLMDKEVSLDKLIFHIRKKELVEDMKVFSLYTDPKFGEGKKSVSFRLTFRSKEGTLSDQQVNKLVEEIVAELEEKFGAKLR